The following coding sequences are from one Halomonas sp. HAL1 window:
- a CDS encoding RNA-directed DNA polymerase, with protein sequence MKQKDFLTKGFLPKEFPGLFDSSDLSKTLSFNDDVLKSEPKVSRPTKTSIPKFSGFRRSITVPNPKHYSMLVKFLVKHSRDIERFYDVSKISMSKAIYKDDSSRAIANEYNFEQVMQEKLVKGFSSRFLLTADVSKFYNTIYTHSIPWAIHTKDVSKRDRTDNLWGNELDRLVRNMQDGQTLGIPIGPDASRVISELIGVALDRSIQNSEPSLNGIRFIDDFFFFADTASEAENLDLKISRALGEFELTTNENKSSIEAMPVPIESIQQQTIRHYKIRKNPPEQRLDIIHLYNIAIDVHKNHPQESSFHYFLTKVMPVKIHETNWRIGGLKFQVQHY encoded by the coding sequence TTGAAGCAAAAAGACTTTCTCACTAAAGGTTTTCTGCCAAAAGAATTTCCCGGGTTATTTGATTCGTCTGATCTTTCAAAAACACTTAGTTTTAATGATGACGTGTTAAAGTCTGAACCAAAAGTAAGCAGGCCAACTAAAACTAGTATACCTAAATTTTCAGGCTTTAGACGAAGCATTACTGTGCCGAATCCAAAACATTATTCGATGTTGGTGAAGTTTTTGGTTAAGCATTCTCGTGATATTGAAAGATTTTATGATGTTAGTAAGATATCTATGAGCAAGGCCATTTACAAGGATGATAGCAGCAGAGCGATAGCTAATGAATATAACTTTGAACAAGTTATGCAAGAAAAACTTGTGAAAGGCTTTTCGTCTCGCTTCCTGTTAACAGCAGATGTATCAAAATTTTATAATACTATATATACGCATAGTATACCTTGGGCTATACATACAAAAGATGTATCGAAAAGAGACAGAACAGATAATTTATGGGGAAATGAATTAGACCGCCTAGTTAGGAATATGCAGGATGGACAAACACTAGGCATTCCTATTGGTCCTGATGCTTCAAGAGTGATTTCGGAGTTAATAGGTGTAGCACTTGATCGCTCAATTCAAAACTCTGAACCAAGTCTTAATGGCATTCGATTTATTGATGATTTTTTCTTCTTTGCAGATACTGCATCAGAAGCAGAAAATTTAGATTTAAAAATTAGTCGAGCTCTTGGTGAATTTGAATTAACCACCAACGAAAATAAATCTAGTATTGAGGCTATGCCGGTTCCTATCGAGAGTATTCAACAACAAACTATTAGACACTACAAAATTAGGAAGAATCCACCAGAACAAAGGCTAGACATCATACATCTCTACAACATTGCAATTGATGTCCATAAAAATCATCCGCAAGAAAGCTCTTTTCATTATTTTTTAACAAAAGTTATGCCTGTTAAAATACATGAAACTAATTGGAGAATAGGCGGCCTCAAGTTCCAAGTGCAACACTATTGA
- a CDS encoding IS66 family transposase encodes MKNAASSSPTVTQLERKLAAADAENARLLALMEKKEAQWEATKQSLFEQFRLALERQFGPSTEKYRVDQRDLLINEAEVVVDEEDASESTTTADDATIDTATPAKRRTRGGRVALPPELPRVEVIHELPDDARHCHDDGTALKVIGEEVSEELHVVPARIEVIRHVRHQYACPTCEEGVKIASAPAKLLPKSNASATLLAYIATAKYQDALPLYRQSQIFARHGAEIPRNTLARWMVQAGERIIPLIDALRQHLLNAPLIHMDETTLQVNQEADRAARATSYMWVQRGGPPGQQVVLFDYAASRAGRVPVDLLGDYAGRLITDGYEGYAEVVRRNGLTHAGCWAHARRKFVEAQKVQPKNKTGKADWALNQIRKLYGVEKQAKAREPDARYALRDQKSRPLIDQLRTWLDKSLAQVLPKSALGKALHYLDNQWPRLTRFLDDGLIPLDNNPAENAIRPFVIGRKNWLFSHTPSGAHASAAIYSLIETAKANGLSPYDYLQYVFATLPTLNDDELHTLLPWQWKETLPV; translated from the coding sequence ATGAAAAACGCCGCTTCTTCTTCACCTACGGTTACCCAGCTTGAGCGCAAGCTGGCCGCTGCTGACGCTGAAAATGCGCGGCTGTTGGCGTTGATGGAGAAAAAGGAAGCGCAGTGGGAAGCCACCAAACAGTCGCTGTTTGAACAGTTCCGGCTTGCCCTGGAGCGTCAGTTCGGCCCCTCCACCGAGAAGTACCGTGTCGACCAGCGGGACCTGCTGATCAATGAAGCGGAAGTGGTGGTTGACGAGGAAGACGCATCGGAGAGCACCACCACCGCTGATGACGCGACGATCGACACCGCTACGCCTGCTAAGCGTCGCACGCGCGGCGGGCGTGTTGCGCTACCGCCAGAACTCCCGCGCGTCGAGGTCATCCATGAACTGCCCGACGATGCGCGCCACTGCCACGATGACGGCACCGCGCTGAAGGTGATCGGTGAAGAGGTTAGCGAGGAGTTGCATGTGGTGCCCGCCCGGATCGAGGTGATCCGTCATGTGCGACACCAATATGCCTGCCCGACGTGCGAAGAGGGCGTTAAGATCGCCTCGGCACCTGCCAAGCTGTTGCCCAAGAGCAATGCCAGCGCCACGCTGCTCGCCTATATCGCGACGGCTAAATACCAGGACGCGCTACCGCTTTATCGGCAAAGCCAGATCTTTGCCCGCCATGGCGCCGAGATCCCCCGCAATACCCTGGCACGCTGGATGGTGCAGGCGGGAGAACGGATCATCCCGCTGATCGACGCGTTGCGCCAACACCTCTTAAACGCCCCGCTGATCCACATGGATGAGACGACGCTCCAGGTGAATCAAGAAGCGGATCGTGCCGCCCGTGCGACGTCGTATATGTGGGTGCAGCGCGGTGGCCCGCCGGGCCAGCAGGTGGTCTTGTTCGACTACGCGGCCAGCCGCGCCGGACGGGTGCCCGTTGATCTGCTAGGCGACTATGCGGGGCGCTTAATCACCGATGGCTATGAAGGCTACGCCGAGGTCGTGCGTCGCAATGGGCTCACCCATGCGGGCTGCTGGGCACATGCCCGGCGTAAGTTCGTTGAGGCCCAGAAAGTGCAGCCCAAAAACAAAACCGGCAAAGCGGACTGGGCGCTGAACCAGATCCGGAAGCTGTACGGCGTGGAAAAACAGGCGAAGGCACGTGAGCCCGATGCGCGTTACGCGCTGCGTGACCAGAAGAGCCGTCCGTTAATCGACCAACTGCGCACCTGGCTCGACAAGTCACTGGCCCAGGTATTGCCCAAAAGTGCACTGGGTAAAGCCTTACACTACCTGGATAACCAGTGGCCCCGGCTGACCCGGTTCCTGGACGATGGCCTGATCCCGTTGGACAACAATCCGGCGGAGAACGCCATCCGTCCGTTCGTCATCGGCCGTAAAAACTGGCTGTTCAGCCATACGCCGAGCGGCGCTCATGCCAGCGCGGCGATCTACAGCCTGATCGAAACCGCCAAAGCCAATGGTCTCTCGCCTTACGATTACTTGCAGTATGTCTTCGCGACACTGCCCACCCTCAACGATGATGAGCTCCACACGCTGCTGCCCTGGCAGTGGAAAGAGACATTACCGGTCTAA
- the tnpB gene encoding IS66 family insertion sequence element accessory protein TnpB (TnpB, as the term is used for proteins encoded by IS66 family insertion elements, is considered an accessory protein, since TnpC, encoded by a neighboring gene, is a DDE family transposase.), whose product MIRPSTDLRVYLCREPVDMRKQIDGLALLVQEAMALNPFDQALFVFGNRQRDKVKLLFWERNGFVVWYKRLERERFKWPTHLKDDTVTLTGQELNWLLDGYNLKAMQPHKALDFQRVG is encoded by the coding sequence ATGATACGCCCAAGCACTGATCTGAGGGTGTACCTGTGCCGAGAACCCGTCGATATGCGCAAGCAAATTGATGGATTAGCACTGCTGGTTCAGGAAGCCATGGCCTTGAACCCGTTTGATCAAGCGCTGTTCGTGTTCGGTAATCGCCAGCGCGATAAAGTGAAGCTACTGTTCTGGGAACGTAACGGCTTTGTGGTGTGGTACAAGCGCTTGGAGCGTGAGCGGTTTAAATGGCCAACGCACCTGAAGGACGACACAGTGACGCTAACGGGTCAAGAACTTAACTGGTTGCTGGATGGCTATAACCTGAAGGCTATGCAGCCTCACAAAGCGTTGGATTTTCAGCGGGTTGGATAG
- a CDS encoding transposase DNA-binding-containing protein: MALQLPTSHQLHKHTVDKVKPDVFFWLLSSFDMIRGINMGQHWVNEEMTGCDLGDARLNQRLAVMLEALGDRPDKSLPTAFQDWANTKAAYRFFANENVSEDKILEGHFAASALRIQATDGPILILQDTTEFSFKRSSPEKIGFINESTGRKMKEGRHLKHTVCGLLMHASLAITTEGLPLGLTAAKFWTRNKFKGTEALKRKVNPTRVPIEQKESMRWLDNLQRSTELAGSPERCVHIGDRESDIFELFCLAQDLGTYFLIRSCVDRLAEEGGTTISQVMAETQVSGTHDIHFRDKRGNQQQATLSVKHAKMTVCPPIGKQKKYPKQKLGIIFAEEKNPPEGRSL, from the coding sequence ATGGCCTTGCAATTACCCACAAGTCATCAGCTACATAAGCATACCGTTGATAAAGTAAAGCCCGATGTGTTTTTTTGGCTTCTCAGTTCGTTCGATATGATAAGAGGTATCAATATGGGACAACACTGGGTGAACGAGGAAATGACTGGCTGCGACTTGGGGGACGCGCGACTGAATCAAAGGTTGGCTGTCATGCTGGAAGCACTCGGTGATCGGCCAGACAAATCACTACCCACCGCATTCCAGGACTGGGCCAATACCAAGGCCGCCTATCGCTTCTTCGCGAATGAGAATGTCAGCGAGGACAAGATTTTGGAGGGACATTTTGCCGCCTCTGCTTTGCGCATCCAAGCCACCGATGGCCCCATATTGATCCTGCAGGATACAACCGAATTTTCCTTCAAGCGCTCGTCACCTGAGAAGATTGGTTTCATCAATGAATCAACCGGGCGCAAGATGAAAGAAGGACGGCACCTTAAACATACCGTCTGCGGGCTTTTAATGCACGCTAGTCTGGCTATCACAACGGAAGGGCTGCCCTTGGGCCTGACAGCTGCCAAATTCTGGACGCGGAATAAATTCAAAGGCACAGAAGCTCTCAAGCGCAAAGTTAATCCGACCCGCGTACCCATCGAGCAGAAAGAAAGCATGCGTTGGCTCGACAACCTGCAGCGTTCTACTGAGCTTGCAGGTTCACCTGAACGGTGCGTGCATATCGGTGATCGCGAGAGTGACATTTTTGAACTCTTTTGTCTGGCTCAAGATCTTGGCACTTACTTTTTGATCCGCAGTTGCGTTGATCGTCTCGCCGAGGAGGGAGGCACTACGATTTCTCAAGTGATGGCCGAGACTCAGGTCAGTGGAACACACGATATTCACTTTCGTGACAAGCGAGGCAATCAACAGCAGGCGACCCTATCGGTCAAGCATGCAAAGATGACAGTTTGTCCACCGATTGGAAAACAGAAAAAATACCCAAAACAGAAGCTTGGTATTATTTTTGCAGAAGAGAAAAACCCGCCCGAAGGGCGTTCCCTATAA
- a CDS encoding transposase: MSTDWKTEKIPKTEAWYYFCRREKPARRAFPIIWKLATNLPVATHADAVQKLIWYSRRWNIETFFKTLKTGCRIEDIRLATADRLANCIALCCVVSWRISWLTILRRQSSTTSPAAVFTDIERALLDRSMPSNRQGTRRDTAFYMTAVARLGGYLDRSSDPLPGSTVLWRGFIRLADLVAGFQAANPDASSTCG, translated from the coding sequence TTGTCCACCGATTGGAAAACAGAAAAAATACCCAAAACAGAAGCTTGGTATTATTTTTGCAGAAGAGAAAAACCCGCCCGAAGGGCGTTCCCTATAATCTGGAAGTTGGCCACTAACCTTCCCGTTGCCACTCACGCCGACGCAGTGCAAAAGCTTATTTGGTATTCACGGCGTTGGAATATCGAGACATTCTTCAAGACGCTGAAAACGGGTTGCCGCATTGAGGATATACGTCTCGCTACCGCAGATCGACTTGCCAACTGCATTGCGCTCTGCTGTGTCGTGTCCTGGCGAATATCATGGTTGACTATACTGCGGCGCCAATCCTCAACGACCTCTCCTGCAGCTGTTTTTACTGATATTGAAAGAGCTCTTCTCGACCGATCAATGCCGTCAAACAGACAAGGCACACGACGCGATACAGCTTTTTATATGACCGCTGTCGCTCGCCTGGGTGGTTATCTGGATCGCTCAAGTGATCCTCTCCCAGGATCCACCGTTCTATGGCGAGGCTTCATCCGCTTAGCAGATCTCGTTGCTGGATTCCAAGCTGCCAATCCAGATGCATCATCGACTTGTGGGTAA
- a CDS encoding helix-turn-helix domain-containing protein — MTHCYRHLSAEDRAAIMLMRANHSIRAIARQLGRSPSTISRELVRHTVSKRAIKLAITHKSMMHLDWQLGIQQRDLLSG; from the coding sequence ATGACTCACTGTTATCGCCATCTTTCTGCCGAAGACCGAGCCGCCATCATGCTGATGCGGGCTAACCACTCGATTCGCGCTATCGCCCGTCAGTTAGGGCGTTCGCCCAGTACTATTTCACGAGAACTGGTGCGTCATACTGTTAGTAAGCGCGCCATAAAACTTGCAATTACCCACAAGTCGATGATGCATCTGGATTGGCAGCTTGGAATCCAGCAACGAGATCTGCTAAGCGGATGA
- a CDS encoding ribonuclease Z yields the protein MNLLFLGTSAGVPSKQRNVSGVALRESKGKGWYLIDCGEGTQHQVLHTKLSFHSLKAIFITHVHGDHCYGLPGILASAGMGGRQAPLTIVAPAGIKAWLEATCEATQLCLPFVLDFIDSDELPSVEFESITVTTYRLSHRAPSYAYGFTETKVDAALDVDKLAQKGIPRGPLWGQLKQGFDVEFEGEQLKSHDYLLFKNKPRKVVIAGDNDQPDLLGEACVGAQVLVHEATYTEEMAQKAGDVGHSYAKLVAAFAETVQLPNLVLTHFSPRYQLNPHASPSIEDIRQEALRVYSGSLYLARDFGEYTLDKAGQFSEVAGE from the coding sequence ATGAATCTACTGTTCCTCGGTACCTCCGCCGGTGTACCCTCTAAGCAAAGAAACGTCTCCGGGGTCGCTTTGCGAGAAAGCAAGGGGAAGGGCTGGTACCTGATTGATTGTGGTGAGGGCACCCAGCATCAGGTTTTGCACACAAAGCTGTCGTTCCATTCCTTGAAAGCCATCTTTATTACCCACGTGCACGGCGACCACTGCTATGGGCTACCGGGCATACTGGCGAGTGCGGGAATGGGTGGTCGGCAAGCGCCGCTTACCATTGTGGCACCCGCAGGTATCAAGGCATGGTTGGAGGCCACCTGCGAGGCTACACAGCTATGTTTGCCCTTCGTTCTGGATTTTATCGACTCGGACGAGCTGCCAAGCGTTGAGTTTGAGAGCATCACGGTTACCACCTACCGACTTTCACACCGGGCGCCGTCCTACGCTTATGGATTTACGGAGACAAAGGTCGACGCCGCTTTGGACGTAGATAAGCTAGCGCAGAAGGGGATTCCGAGAGGGCCGTTGTGGGGGCAGTTGAAGCAAGGATTTGATGTAGAGTTCGAGGGGGAGCAATTAAAAAGCCATGACTACTTACTCTTCAAGAATAAGCCGAGAAAGGTGGTGATTGCTGGAGACAATGACCAACCTGACTTATTAGGTGAGGCATGCGTGGGCGCGCAGGTGCTGGTGCATGAAGCCACCTACACTGAAGAGATGGCCCAAAAGGCCGGTGATGTAGGCCATAGCTACGCCAAGCTTGTCGCCGCGTTTGCCGAAACCGTGCAGCTGCCCAACCTAGTGCTGACGCACTTTAGCCCCCGTTACCAGCTCAACCCCCATGCGTCGCCTTCCATTGAGGACATCCGGCAGGAGGCCCTGCGCGTCTATTCGGGCTCGCTTTACCTGGCGCGGGATTTTGGCGAATACACCCTGGATAAAGCGGGTCAGTTTTCTGAAGTGGCGGGCGAATAG
- the vapC gene encoding tRNA(fMet)-specific endonuclease VapC, whose translation MLKYMLDTDICIFTIKHKPPHVRETFNQHSDQLCISTVTLMELVYGAEKSASPEKNLGVIEGFAARLEVLDYDPSAAYHSGQLRSELAKAGTPIGPYDQMIAGHARSRGLILVTNNLGEFSRVPGLRVEDWI comes from the coding sequence ATGCTTAAGTACATGCTTGACACCGATATCTGCATTTTCACCATCAAACATAAACCTCCCCATGTTCGTGAGACCTTTAACCAGCATAGCGACCAGCTCTGCATCAGCACCGTGACACTCATGGAGTTGGTGTATGGTGCTGAGAAGTCCGCTTCTCCCGAGAAAAACTTGGGTGTGATAGAAGGATTTGCGGCGCGGCTGGAAGTTCTCGATTACGACCCCAGTGCCGCTTACCACAGTGGCCAGCTGCGTAGCGAGCTGGCCAAAGCGGGCACACCCATCGGCCCATACGATCAGATGATTGCCGGACACGCTCGTTCAAGAGGCCTGATTCTGGTAACCAATAATCTAGGGGAGTTTAGTCGCGTCCCAGGGCTTCGAGTAGAGGATTGGATTTAG
- the vapB gene encoding type II toxin-antitoxin system VapB family antitoxin: MEKAAVFKSNRSQAVRMPKSLALPENVTRVDVIALGRARLITPVGEAWDSWFDGQSVTADFMSEREQPNEQEREAL; this comes from the coding sequence ATGGAAAAAGCAGCGGTGTTTAAAAGTAACCGCAGTCAAGCGGTGCGCATGCCGAAATCCCTCGCGCTGCCTGAGAACGTTACACGTGTTGATGTTATTGCCTTGGGTCGCGCGCGCTTAATTACCCCCGTAGGTGAGGCGTGGGACAGCTGGTTTGATGGCCAAAGTGTCACTGCAGACTTTATGAGTGAACGTGAGCAGCCAAACGAACAGGAACGAGAGGCGCTTTGA
- a CDS encoding DsbA family oxidoreductase, translating to MQKVKIDLVSDVACPWCAIGYRRLEQALETLDGEIDVELVWQPFELNRDMPPEGEPILEHLCRKYGKDAASMEQSQREIMAAAEELGLNFRGALERRANNTFAAHRVLAWAGTQNQETALQLALFEAYFGEAKNPADPEVLREKATKVGLDGDTAEAIARSDQYADEVRAAEQRFMDAGVSAVPAIILDGRYLISGAQPANVLVDALRQVAEESANG from the coding sequence ATGCAAAAGGTAAAAATTGACCTAGTATCCGATGTAGCCTGCCCGTGGTGCGCGATTGGCTACCGGCGCTTAGAGCAGGCGTTAGAGACACTTGATGGCGAGATCGACGTCGAGCTGGTCTGGCAGCCTTTTGAGCTGAACCGCGATATGCCGCCCGAGGGCGAGCCGATCCTTGAGCACTTATGCCGCAAGTACGGTAAGGATGCTGCCAGCATGGAGCAGTCCCAGCGCGAGATCATGGCCGCCGCCGAAGAGCTTGGGCTGAATTTCCGCGGTGCTCTTGAGCGTCGGGCGAACAATACTTTCGCTGCCCACCGCGTGCTGGCGTGGGCTGGAACGCAAAATCAAGAGACAGCCCTGCAGTTGGCATTGTTTGAGGCTTATTTTGGTGAAGCGAAAAACCCGGCCGACCCAGAAGTGCTTCGCGAGAAGGCCACTAAGGTGGGACTTGACGGCGACACCGCCGAGGCCATCGCCCGATCGGATCAGTACGCGGACGAAGTGCGAGCGGCAGAGCAGCGATTCATGGACGCAGGGGTAAGCGCCGTGCCAGCCATAATCCTAGATGGCCGCTACCTGATTTCTGGCGCCCAGCCCGCCAATGTGCTGGTCGATGCGCTTCGTCAGGTGGCTGAGGAAAGCGCGAACGGCTAA
- a CDS encoding glutathione S-transferase N-terminal domain-containing protein, translating into MTTSLHRLYSFRRCPYAMRARLGTLFAELKVELREVILKNKPAQMLAISPKGTVPVLQLFDGTVIEES; encoded by the coding sequence ATGACGACATCACTTCATCGCCTTTACTCTTTTCGTCGCTGTCCCTATGCCATGCGTGCCCGTCTCGGCACGTTGTTTGCTGAGTTAAAGGTGGAGCTGCGGGAGGTCATATTGAAAAACAAACCGGCCCAGATGCTAGCGATTAGCCCGAAAGGTACTGTGCCTGTTTTACAGCTTTTTGATGGTACCGTGATCGAAGAGAGCTGA
- a CDS encoding glutathione S-transferase C-terminal domain-containing protein, with translation MVWSLEQQDPQGLLDAKVRDQANALIDQNDNEFKHWLDRYKYADRHLEMTQAEYRQRGETFLQVLEEHLTQKPYLLGDNATIADIGIMPFIRQFAHVDRDVFYSLPYPHLQRWLEDWLEHAFFLQAMTKFQPWQEGDDVVVFPS, from the coding sequence ATGGTGTGGTCGCTTGAGCAACAAGATCCGCAGGGGCTGTTAGATGCGAAGGTTAGGGATCAGGCCAATGCCCTGATCGACCAAAACGATAATGAATTTAAACATTGGCTGGATCGTTATAAATATGCCGACCGACATCTCGAAATGACTCAGGCAGAATATCGGCAACGGGGTGAGACTTTTTTACAGGTTTTAGAGGAGCATCTGACTCAAAAGCCTTATCTTCTGGGGGATAACGCGACCATTGCTGATATTGGCATCATGCCTTTTATCCGCCAATTCGCCCATGTAGATCGCGATGTTTTTTATAGCCTACCTTACCCGCACCTGCAGCGGTGGTTAGAAGACTGGTTGGAGCACGCCTTCTTTCTGCAGGCCATGACCAAGTTTCAGCCATGGCAAGAGGGGGATGACGTGGTAGTTTTCCCTTCGTAA
- a CDS encoding DsbA family oxidoreductase has translation MDLVSDVACPWCAIGYRRLEQALETLNGEIDVELVWQPFELNRDMSPEGEPILEHLCRKYGKDAATMEQSQREIMAAAEELGLNFRGALERRANNTFAAHRVLAWAGTQHQETALQLALFEAYFGEAKNPADPAVLREKAIEVGLDGDTAEAIARSDQYADEVRASEQRFMDAGVNAVPAFILDGRYLISGAQPADVLVDALRQVAEENANR, from the coding sequence ATCGACCTAGTGTCCGATGTGGCTTGCCCGTGGTGCGCAATCGGCTACCGACGCTTGGAGCAAGCGTTAGAGACACTCAATGGCGAGATCGACGTTGAGCTGGTTTGGCAGCCCTTCGAGCTGAACCGCGATATGTCGCCCGAGGGTGAGCCGATCCTGGAGCACTTGTGCCGCAAGTACGGCAAGGACGCGGCCACCATGGAGCAGTCCCAACGCGAGATTATGGCCGCCGCCGAAGAGCTTGGGCTGAATTTCCGTGGTGCCCTGGAGCGTCGGGCGAACAATACCTTCGCTGCCCACCGCGTGCTGGCGTGGGCCGGAACGCAACACCAAGAAACGGCGCTTCAGTTAGCCTTGTTCGAGGCTTACTTCGGTGAGGCGAAAAACCCCGCCGACCCAGCGGTTCTGCGAGAGAAGGCCATTGAGGTTGGGCTTGACGGTGATACCGCCGAGGCCATCGCCCGGTCGGATCAGTACGCAGACGAAGTTCGCGCGTCAGAGCAGCGATTCATGGACGCAGGGGTAAACGCCGTGCCGGCATTTATCCTCGATGGACGTTACCTGATTTCTGGCGCTCAGCCCGCTGATGTGTTGGTCGATGCGCTTCGTCAGGTGGCCGAAGAGAACGCTAACCGCTAA
- a CDS encoding type II toxin-antitoxin system CcdA family antitoxin: MQAAEVTKSIRKPTNLSLDSALLKEAKALGINVSRSAEAGIAEAVKLHKQKQWLEDNAIALASSNAYVEANGLPLARHRQF, encoded by the coding sequence ATGCAAGCCGCCGAAGTGACCAAATCCATACGCAAGCCAACCAACCTATCGCTAGATAGTGCCCTTCTCAAAGAGGCAAAAGCGCTGGGAATCAATGTTTCACGATCAGCAGAGGCAGGGATTGCGGAGGCGGTCAAGCTGCATAAGCAGAAGCAGTGGTTGGAGGATAATGCCATAGCCCTTGCAAGCTCGAATGCATACGTTGAAGCGAATGGATTGCCTCTTGCACGGCACCGTCAGTTCTAA
- a CDS encoding CcdB family protein translates to MARFDIFENKGGDGYLLDVQTDLLSGLNTRVVVPLLPTSSALSPAQRLNPVFNVKSQEVVMATQYMAAVPESELRFIAGSLAEQQDEISAALDMLFLGF, encoded by the coding sequence ATGGCCCGTTTCGATATCTTTGAAAATAAGGGTGGGGATGGCTATCTGCTGGATGTTCAGACAGATCTTCTCAGTGGCTTGAACACTCGAGTGGTCGTGCCCCTGCTGCCCACATCCTCGGCGCTGTCTCCTGCTCAGAGGTTAAACCCGGTGTTCAACGTTAAGAGCCAAGAGGTTGTCATGGCGACTCAGTACATGGCTGCTGTGCCTGAAAGCGAATTGCGTTTTATTGCGGGTAGCCTTGCTGAGCAACAAGACGAAATTTCTGCGGCGTTGGATATGCTGTTTTTGGGATTTTAA
- a CDS encoding sulfite exporter TauE/SafE family protein encodes MVDFASLLIVAGTFLIAGSVKGVIGLGLPPVSLALLTVALDLPTAMALMLIPSFVTNIWQSTVGGNARAILARIWPFLAMATLTVWIGAAALTRVNLTYLTALLGSLLIIYAVVNLAGIKIVVPSRHEVWAGPLIGSANGVLTGMTGSFAVPGVMFLQAIGLPKNMLIQAMGMLFMVSTVALAAALQQANFLTLQTGVMSAVAVLPALAGMVIGQRIRERLSEQMFRKVFFISLLILGAYIIINTLQKL; translated from the coding sequence ATGGTTGATTTCGCATCCCTGTTAATAGTGGCGGGCACATTCTTGATTGCGGGAAGCGTCAAGGGCGTCATCGGCCTTGGACTCCCGCCAGTTAGCCTAGCGCTGCTTACCGTCGCGCTGGATTTGCCAACGGCCATGGCGCTAATGCTTATTCCCTCATTTGTTACGAATATTTGGCAGTCAACGGTGGGCGGAAACGCAAGAGCAATCTTGGCTCGCATTTGGCCATTCCTGGCGATGGCGACTCTTACTGTCTGGATTGGTGCGGCCGCACTGACTCGCGTCAATCTCACGTATCTGACGGCGCTCCTGGGCAGTTTGCTGATTATTTACGCTGTCGTGAACCTGGCCGGGATCAAGATTGTTGTACCTAGCCGCCATGAGGTTTGGGCAGGGCCGTTAATCGGCTCTGCGAATGGGGTGCTTACCGGGATGACAGGGTCATTTGCTGTGCCGGGCGTGATGTTTCTTCAGGCCATTGGCCTTCCGAAGAATATGCTGATTCAAGCGATGGGCATGCTATTTATGGTCTCCACGGTGGCTCTCGCGGCGGCGCTGCAACAGGCCAATTTTTTGACACTCCAAACGGGCGTAATGTCGGCAGTAGCGGTGCTACCCGCGCTCGCTGGCATGGTGATTGGCCAGCGAATTAGAGAACGCTTATCCGAGCAGATGTTCCGCAAGGTATTCTTCATTTCACTTCTGATTCTGGGTGCTTACATTATTATTAATACGCTTCAGAAGCTTTAA